In Diorhabda sublineata isolate icDioSubl1.1 chromosome 4, icDioSubl1.1, whole genome shotgun sequence, a single window of DNA contains:
- the LOC130442598 gene encoding 40S ribosomal protein S23 translates to MGKPRGLRTARKHVNHRRDQRWADKDYKKAHLGTRWKANPFGGASHAKGIVLEKVGVEAKQPNSAIRKCVRVQLIKNGKKITAFVPRDGCLNHIEENDEVLVAGFGRKGHAVGDIPGVRFKVVKVANVSLLALYKEKKERPRS, encoded by the exons ATGG GTAAACCCCGTGGATTGAGAACTGCTAGGAAACATGTGAACCATCGTAGGGACCAAAGGTGGGCAGACAAAGATTACAAAAAAGCACATTTAGGAACAAGATGGAAGGCTAATCCTTTTGGAGGAGCTTCTCACGCTAAAGGAATTGTTCTCGAAAAAGT aggAGTAGAAGCTAAGCAACCAAACTCTGCCATCCGTAAATGCGTTAGGGTGCAACTaattaaaaatggtaaaaaaattaCTGCCTTCGTACCAAGAGATGGTTGTCTAAATCACATCGAAGAAAACGATGAAGTTCTTGTAGCAGGTTTTGGACGTAAAGGTCATGCTGTAGGTGACATTCCTGGAGTTAGATTTAAg gtTGTTAAAGTAGCCAACGTTTCCCTTCTAGCCTTATATAAAGAAAAGAAGGAAAGGCCGAGGTCATAG
- the LOC130442616 gene encoding zinc finger protein 430-like, translating into MNMDIRDDDDFQASLEPMVIINDEESLNENCKDNLSGHNNTDNHEIINYIGPEISIIPVRKRQQFKIKLFAREYSPSRDDTSDKVQSITRNTREKVRLVTKDEAQNATETYTKRKSSPLEKCPICKKYFRRMKTHLLKHEILNKAPEERLFCTLCHKVFNTQSNLLIHMRSHSGDRPHICEVCNKSFSQSCNLVNHMRVHTGEKPFKCPHCDRAFTQSGNLNNHIRLHTDEKPFKCHFCDKAFVQSGNLSSHIRNNHKFDNMPFQSLASVM; encoded by the exons ATGAACATGGACATTAGAGATGATGATGATTTTCAAGCATCTCTTGAGCCTATGGTTATTATAAATgatgaagaaagtttaaatgaG aattgcAAAGATAATTTATCTGGTCACAATAATACTGATAAtcatgaaataattaattatattggtCCAGAAATATCAATTATACCAGTTAGAAAAAGACagcaattcaaaataaaactttttgctCGCGAATATTCACCGTCTAGAGATGATACCAGTGATAAAGTTCAAAGTATAACAAG aaatactCGCGAAAAAGTTCGATTAGTAACAAAAGATGAAGCACAAAATGCAACTGAAACATACACCAAAAGAAAATCTAGTCCTTTGGAAAAATGTCCAATATGTAAGAAATATTTCAGAAGAATGAAAACCCACCTTTTAAAACATGAGATATTAAATAAAGCCCCAGAGGAAAGATTATTTTGCACTTTGTGTCATAAAGTATTTAATACTCAAAGTAATCTTCTGATACATATGAGAAGTCACAGTGGGGATAGACCTCATATTTGTGAAGTTtgtaataaatcattttcacAAAGCTGCAACTTGGTTAATCATATGAGAGTGCATACAg GAGAAAAACCTTTTAAATGTCCCCATTGTGATAGAGCGTTTACCCAATCAGGTAATCTTAATAATCATATTAGATTGCATACCGATGAAAAACCTTTCAAATGTCATTTTTGTGACAAGGCTTTCGTTCAATCAGGAAATCTCAGTTCTCATATTAGGAATAATCATAAATTTGACAATATGCCATTTCAATCTTTGGCAAGTGTAATGTAG